A stretch of the Acyrthosiphon pisum isolate AL4f chromosome A2, pea_aphid_22Mar2018_4r6ur, whole genome shotgun sequence genome encodes the following:
- the LOC100575230 gene encoding uncharacterized protein LOC100575230 isoform X1 has protein sequence MAMRNNLNSTFKTSSYKHVKRPNGKYGNLSLHSGFSKCDICGKNFQRMKLFDHIRQSHHQYFCLVCKARFKIHKDLICHLQDIHQLVASDNLNKSQDVFCDSVNKRYFAQPLLSSRLPIPSTTNSQFLSSSSEDDELHLDNIDVMDVVLGTKNCEQRKDELEISVVIDDIIKYVIDDVKADDLFESTLQDLSCSDISVTDEFDNKTLKKLGGSEEDNYQTHYFMSQTNCDNSLSANINFSENNELSINTLTQSPITMDLISVQALQNLEEEFKLGIKNMSTVLSEKSPWVNGPEALQNINHSTENDNLLVMALTLDHKLTDMKINAILKECIRTSCLTCIYCHNSTCIAVNGKQLALHMIEKHRFMTVKNESSEDVANILKSNLNALENVYLNSENYDSTDDLSHTPFNNTFYCFNCQFTSKQMKEVNSHKRSVHSRKTYDCIMCKITFSNYGELHCHLCPGVDLGVWQNLSFRCLFCGQGEIPSAFRCMVHLRKAHNACDYCLETFSNQQSLALHVNKHKMRHMCLKCNITYLSKKDIFEHMFWKHNRDSKECKSCLTKKWPYTYHFCVPPAMFTCDECRRTFSNALLLRVHERWHSGNVPYECTTCSNKFISKKLLKKHELIHKEVISPVKKKKKKKKKGFDYNLPPLNLSSDSDTEKTPRHKPEKYLKSPSPSGNYWDYVSKQKKELVHIALLDHDYTLLSATSQSELIKSPPYPDELAAIVNGSENILNNSFNISCQRSSCSSHCNSSSSSSSSCGSNCSCSSSCSSSCDSDKEEKKKPIIESPKKHKKKKKEKKIKVLSAKKIANFNLCALESDLESEFSNTDNEEYYDINPVPLHPEVNNKEIIQSKQENLMENTEILPIVNSTLIPCITLPNDNSFKLSNPHQCTDIESQLLNNSESIGLPNNEFKIADEYELYSSNYSSSINNISPPFNNFLLPNDDRERIGNNLNKNPVTICNGNNNLQNIKDELNLSLSHGQKVVHNYFTPQKTRKRLHSSSPTKRQTKRKLKIKASKETPLLSKVVASIPSPLSINSSYSTCSPNLSRSPMLSNDTRQSKRQPKKRKFFGYESSDEEKLQNGDSSFLVQPLSLHIPSVTKKKQKRKLKSVSPLQHQHTTTKLTQSHQTRPIVDVRISKTVIPPDITDNTDSDSGNLVIELPKFVEQKAVQSTERLYCHCRCPYDEVSEMIACDNPNCRVEWFHFDCVGITVAPKGNWYCPDCR, from the coding sequence ATGGCCATGAGAAATAATTTGAATAGCACTTTCAAAACTAGCAGTTATAAACACGTAAAACGACCAAACGGTAAATACGGGAATTTGTCATTACATAGTGGGTTTAGTAAATGTGATATTTGTGGAAAAAATTTTCAAAGAATGAAGTTATTTGATCATATCAGGCAATCTCATCATCAATACTTTTGTTTAGTTTGCAAAGCTAGATTTAAGATACATAAAGACTTGATATGTCACTTACAAGATATTCATCAATTAGTAGCTTCAGATAATCTTAACAAATCTCAAGATGTATTTTGTGATAGTGTTAATAAAAGGTACTTTGCTCAGCCTCTACTTTCTTCTCGACTTCCAATTCCGTCTACTACAAATTCTCAATTTTTAAGTAGTAGTTCTGAAGATGATGAATTACACTTAGATAACATAGATGTAATGGACGTGGTTTTGGGTACTAAAAATTGTGAACAACGTAAAGATGAATTGGAAATAAGTGTTGTTATTGatgacattataaaatatgttatagatGATGTTAAAGCTGATGACCTTTTTGAAAGCACATTACAAGACTTAAGTTGTTCTGATATATCGGTGACTGATGAATTTGATAACaaaactcttaaaaaattaGGTGGTTCAGAAGAAGATAATTAtcaaacacattattttatgtctCAAACAAATTGTGACAATAGTCTGTctgcaaatataaatttttctgaaaataatgaGTTGTCAATTAACACATTAACCCAATCTCCAATCACTATGGACTTGATATCTGTACAAGCATTACAAAATCTTGAAGAAGAATTTAAACttggaattaaaaatatgtctacAGTTTTATCAGAAAAAAGTCCATGGGTAAATGGACCAGAAgcactacaaaatattaatcactCAACAGAGAATGACAATCTTCTTGTTATGGCTCTAACTCTAGATCATAAATTGAcagatatgaaaataaatgcaatacTTAAAGAATGCATTAGAACTTCATGTTTAACTTGTATATACTGTCACAATTCAACTTGTATTGCTGTGAATGGTAAACAACTAGCACTGCATATGATAGAAAAACATCGTTTTATGACTGTAAAAAATGAGTCTTCTGAAGATGTtgctaatatattaaaatcaaatttgaatgctttagaaaatgtttatttaaactcTGAAAACTATGACTCTACCGATGATTTAAGTCATACGCCGTTTAATAATACTTTCTATTGTTTCAACTGTCAATTCACATCAAAACAAATGAAAGAAGTAAACTCTCATAAACGTAGTGTTCATTCAAGAAAAACTTATGACTGTATAATGTGCAAAATAACTTTTTCCAATTATGGAGAACTGCACTGTCATTTATGTCCGGGTGTGGATCTTGGAGTTTGGCAAAATTTATCATTTAGATGCTTATTTTGCGGCCAGGGTGAGATTCCATCTGCATTTCGATGTATGGTTCATTTAAGAAAAGCTCATAATGCATGTGATTATTGTTTGGAAACATTCTCCAATCAACAAAGTTTAGCATTGCatgttaataaacataaaatgagGCATATGTGTTTGAAATGTAACATTACTTATCTTAGTAAGAAGGATATTTTTGAGCATATGTTTTGGAAGCATAATAGGGACAGCAAAGAATGTAAATcatgtttaacaaaaaaatggcCTTATACATATCATTTTTGTGTTCCGCCTGCAATGTTCACATGTGATGAATGTAGAAGAACTTTTTCCAATGCTTTATTATTAAGAGTACATGAACGATGGCACTCTGGAAATGTTCCATATGAATGTACTACTTgttctaataaatttatttcaaaaaagttaCTTAAGAAACATGAACTAATTCATAAAGAAGTAATATCTcctgtaaaaaagaaaaaaaagaagaagaaaaaaggaTTTGACTATAATCTTCCTCCACTAAATCTTTCTTCTGATAGTGATACTGAGAAAACTCCTCGTCATAaacctgaaaaatatttaaaatcgccAAGTCCAAGTGGTAATTATTGGGATTATgttagtaaacaaaaaaaagaattagtTCATATTGCATTACTAGATCATGACTATACTTTATTATCCGCAACTAGTCAATCTGAATTAATAAAATCTCCTCCATATCCAGATGAATTAGCAGCTATTGTAAATGGTAgtgaaaatatactaaataactCTTTTAATATTTCTTGTCAAAGATCATCATGTTCGTCACACTGTAATTCATCATCTTCTTCATCTAGTTCATGTGGGTCAAATTGTTCATGTTCTTCATCATGTTCTTCATCGTGTGACTCTGATAAGGAGGAAAAGAAAAAGCCAATAATTGAAAGtccaaaaaaacacaaaaagaagaaaaaagaaaaaaaaatcaaagttttAAGTGCCAAGAAAAtagcaaattttaatttgtgtgcATTAGAATCTGATTTAGAAAGCGAGTTTTCAAATACAGATAATgaagaatattatgatattaatccAGTCCCTTTGCATCCTgaagtaaataataaagaaataatacaaTCAAAGCAAGAAAATCTTATGGAAAATACTGAAATTTTACCTATAGTGAACAGTACATTAATACCTTGCATAACTTTACCAAATGataacagttttaaattgtCTAACCCTCATCAATGTACAGACATTGAAtctcagttattaaataatagtgaatCAATTGGTTTaccaaataatgaatttaaaatagctGATGAATATGAACTATATAGTAGTAATTATTCatcatctataaataatatatctccaccattcaataattttttattacctaatgaCGATAGGGAACGTATTGGGAATAACTTAAACAAAAATCCAGTTACTATATGCaatggcaataataatttacaaaatataaaagatgAATTAAATTTGAGTTTGAGTCATGGTCAAAAAGttgtacacaattattttacaccACAGAAAACAAGAAAACGTCTCCATTCTTCATCACCTACAAAACGACAAACaaaacgtaaattaaaaattaaggcGTCCAAAGAAACTCCTCTGTTATCGAAAGTAGTAGCAAGCATTCCTTCACCACTTTCAATTAACTCTTCTTATTCTACATGTTCACCTAATTTATCCAGAAGCCCTATGTTGTCAAACGATACTCGTCAGTCTAAACGGCAACCGAAAAAGAGAAAATTTTTTGGGTATGAGAGTAGTGATGAAGAAAAACTACAAAATGGAGATTCATCTTTTTTAGTTCAGCCATTATCCCTTCATATTCCATCTGTgacaaaaaagaaacaaaaacgGAAACTTAAATCAGTATCACCACTTCAACATCAACATACAACTACTAAATTGACACAATCTCATCAAACAAGACCTATTGTAGATGTTCGAATAAGTAAAACTGTTATACCACCTGATATTACTGATAATACTGACAGTGATTCTGGAAATTTAGTTATTGAACTTCCTAAGTTTGTAGAACAGAAAGCAGTACAGAGCACAGAGAGACTATATTGTCACTGTAGGTGCCCATACGATGAAGTTTCTGAAATGATAGCATGTGATAATCCTAATTGTCGTGTTGAATGGTTTCATTTTGATTGTGTTGGTATCACAGTTGCCCCAAAAGGTAATTGGTACTGTCCAGATTGtcgttga
- the LOC100575230 gene encoding uncharacterized protein LOC100575230 isoform X2, whose translation MAMRNNLNSTFKTSSYKHVKRPNDDVKADDLFESTLQDLSCSDISVTDEFDNKTLKKLGGSEEDNYQTHYFMSQTNCDNSLSANINFSENNELSINTLTQSPITMDLISVQALQNLEEEFKLGIKNMSTVLSEKSPWVNGPEALQNINHSTENDNLLVMALTLDHKLTDMKINAILKECIRTSCLTCIYCHNSTCIAVNGKQLALHMIEKHRFMTVKNESSEDVANILKSNLNALENVYLNSENYDSTDDLSHTPFNNTFYCFNCQFTSKQMKEVNSHKRSVHSRKTYDCIMCKITFSNYGELHCHLCPGVDLGVWQNLSFRCLFCGQGEIPSAFRCMVHLRKAHNACDYCLETFSNQQSLALHVNKHKMRHMCLKCNITYLSKKDIFEHMFWKHNRDSKECKSCLTKKWPYTYHFCVPPAMFTCDECRRTFSNALLLRVHERWHSGNVPYECTTCSNKFISKKLLKKHELIHKEVISPVKKKKKKKKKGFDYNLPPLNLSSDSDTEKTPRHKPEKYLKSPSPSGNYWDYVSKQKKELVHIALLDHDYTLLSATSQSELIKSPPYPDELAAIVNGSENILNNSFNISCQRSSCSSHCNSSSSSSSSCGSNCSCSSSCSSSCDSDKEEKKKPIIESPKKHKKKKKEKKIKVLSAKKIANFNLCALESDLESEFSNTDNEEYYDINPVPLHPEVNNKEIIQSKQENLMENTEILPIVNSTLIPCITLPNDNSFKLSNPHQCTDIESQLLNNSESIGLPNNEFKIADEYELYSSNYSSSINNISPPFNNFLLPNDDRERIGNNLNKNPVTICNGNNNLQNIKDELNLSLSHGQKVVHNYFTPQKTRKRLHSSSPTKRQTKRKLKIKASKETPLLSKVVASIPSPLSINSSYSTCSPNLSRSPMLSNDTRQSKRQPKKRKFFGYESSDEEKLQNGDSSFLVQPLSLHIPSVTKKKQKRKLKSVSPLQHQHTTTKLTQSHQTRPIVDVRISKTVIPPDITDNTDSDSGNLVIELPKFVEQKAVQSTERLYCHCRCPYDEVSEMIACDNPNCRVEWFHFDCVGITVAPKGNWYCPDCR comes from the exons ATGGCCATGAGAAATAATTTGAATAGCACTTTCAAAACTAGCAGTTATAAACACGTAAAACGACCAAACG atGATGTTAAAGCTGATGACCTTTTTGAAAGCACATTACAAGACTTAAGTTGTTCTGATATATCGGTGACTGATGAATTTGATAACaaaactcttaaaaaattaGGTGGTTCAGAAGAAGATAATTAtcaaacacattattttatgtctCAAACAAATTGTGACAATAGTCTGTctgcaaatataaatttttctgaaaataatgaGTTGTCAATTAACACATTAACCCAATCTCCAATCACTATGGACTTGATATCTGTACAAGCATTACAAAATCTTGAAGAAGAATTTAAACttggaattaaaaatatgtctacAGTTTTATCAGAAAAAAGTCCATGGGTAAATGGACCAGAAgcactacaaaatattaatcactCAACAGAGAATGACAATCTTCTTGTTATGGCTCTAACTCTAGATCATAAATTGAcagatatgaaaataaatgcaatacTTAAAGAATGCATTAGAACTTCATGTTTAACTTGTATATACTGTCACAATTCAACTTGTATTGCTGTGAATGGTAAACAACTAGCACTGCATATGATAGAAAAACATCGTTTTATGACTGTAAAAAATGAGTCTTCTGAAGATGTtgctaatatattaaaatcaaatttgaatgctttagaaaatgtttatttaaactcTGAAAACTATGACTCTACCGATGATTTAAGTCATACGCCGTTTAATAATACTTTCTATTGTTTCAACTGTCAATTCACATCAAAACAAATGAAAGAAGTAAACTCTCATAAACGTAGTGTTCATTCAAGAAAAACTTATGACTGTATAATGTGCAAAATAACTTTTTCCAATTATGGAGAACTGCACTGTCATTTATGTCCGGGTGTGGATCTTGGAGTTTGGCAAAATTTATCATTTAGATGCTTATTTTGCGGCCAGGGTGAGATTCCATCTGCATTTCGATGTATGGTTCATTTAAGAAAAGCTCATAATGCATGTGATTATTGTTTGGAAACATTCTCCAATCAACAAAGTTTAGCATTGCatgttaataaacataaaatgagGCATATGTGTTTGAAATGTAACATTACTTATCTTAGTAAGAAGGATATTTTTGAGCATATGTTTTGGAAGCATAATAGGGACAGCAAAGAATGTAAATcatgtttaacaaaaaaatggcCTTATACATATCATTTTTGTGTTCCGCCTGCAATGTTCACATGTGATGAATGTAGAAGAACTTTTTCCAATGCTTTATTATTAAGAGTACATGAACGATGGCACTCTGGAAATGTTCCATATGAATGTACTACTTgttctaataaatttatttcaaaaaagttaCTTAAGAAACATGAACTAATTCATAAAGAAGTAATATCTcctgtaaaaaagaaaaaaaagaagaagaaaaaaggaTTTGACTATAATCTTCCTCCACTAAATCTTTCTTCTGATAGTGATACTGAGAAAACTCCTCGTCATAaacctgaaaaatatttaaaatcgccAAGTCCAAGTGGTAATTATTGGGATTATgttagtaaacaaaaaaaagaattagtTCATATTGCATTACTAGATCATGACTATACTTTATTATCCGCAACTAGTCAATCTGAATTAATAAAATCTCCTCCATATCCAGATGAATTAGCAGCTATTGTAAATGGTAgtgaaaatatactaaataactCTTTTAATATTTCTTGTCAAAGATCATCATGTTCGTCACACTGTAATTCATCATCTTCTTCATCTAGTTCATGTGGGTCAAATTGTTCATGTTCTTCATCATGTTCTTCATCGTGTGACTCTGATAAGGAGGAAAAGAAAAAGCCAATAATTGAAAGtccaaaaaaacacaaaaagaagaaaaaagaaaaaaaaatcaaagttttAAGTGCCAAGAAAAtagcaaattttaatttgtgtgcATTAGAATCTGATTTAGAAAGCGAGTTTTCAAATACAGATAATgaagaatattatgatattaatccAGTCCCTTTGCATCCTgaagtaaataataaagaaataatacaaTCAAAGCAAGAAAATCTTATGGAAAATACTGAAATTTTACCTATAGTGAACAGTACATTAATACCTTGCATAACTTTACCAAATGataacagttttaaattgtCTAACCCTCATCAATGTACAGACATTGAAtctcagttattaaataatagtgaatCAATTGGTTTaccaaataatgaatttaaaatagctGATGAATATGAACTATATAGTAGTAATTATTCatcatctataaataatatatctccaccattcaataattttttattacctaatgaCGATAGGGAACGTATTGGGAATAACTTAAACAAAAATCCAGTTACTATATGCaatggcaataataatttacaaaatataaaagatgAATTAAATTTGAGTTTGAGTCATGGTCAAAAAGttgtacacaattattttacaccACAGAAAACAAGAAAACGTCTCCATTCTTCATCACCTACAAAACGACAAACaaaacgtaaattaaaaattaaggcGTCCAAAGAAACTCCTCTGTTATCGAAAGTAGTAGCAAGCATTCCTTCACCACTTTCAATTAACTCTTCTTATTCTACATGTTCACCTAATTTATCCAGAAGCCCTATGTTGTCAAACGATACTCGTCAGTCTAAACGGCAACCGAAAAAGAGAAAATTTTTTGGGTATGAGAGTAGTGATGAAGAAAAACTACAAAATGGAGATTCATCTTTTTTAGTTCAGCCATTATCCCTTCATATTCCATCTGTgacaaaaaagaaacaaaaacgGAAACTTAAATCAGTATCACCACTTCAACATCAACATACAACTACTAAATTGACACAATCTCATCAAACAAGACCTATTGTAGATGTTCGAATAAGTAAAACTGTTATACCACCTGATATTACTGATAATACTGACAGTGATTCTGGAAATTTAGTTATTGAACTTCCTAAGTTTGTAGAACAGAAAGCAGTACAGAGCACAGAGAGACTATATTGTCACTGTAGGTGCCCATACGATGAAGTTTCTGAAATGATAGCATGTGATAATCCTAATTGTCGTGTTGAATGGTTTCATTTTGATTGTGTTGGTATCACAGTTGCCCCAAAAGGTAATTGGTACTGTCCAGATTGtcgttga
- the LOC100163806 gene encoding protein Vhl, translating to MALMGDQFGIAQRKPAYVRFQNNTCYSIEVNWMNFHNKEQTYCILDPNKFVDVNTFSTHSWTFRECISKSHMVVAGREIFIATPWAEEHKRLEFKHPINVPLRTRVLIEMPAMDLRQLCLLKLASILKNKDDIITLEIPTTLQKELIEMITNKENSKIQLTN from the exons ATGGCTTTAATGGGTGATCAGTTTGGCATTGCCCAAAGGAAACCAGCGTATGTGCGTTTTCAAAACAACACCTGCTATAGCATTGAAGTAAATTGGATGAATTTTCACAATAAAGAACAAACCTACTGTATTTTAGATCCAAACAAATTTGTTgatgtaaatacattttctacACATTCATGGACTTTTAG AGAATGTATATCAAAGAGTCATATGGTTGTTGCTGGAAGAGAAATATTCATTGCAACACCTTGGGCTGAAGAACATAAGCGTCTTGAATTTAAACATCCTATCAATGTACCATTAAGAACAAGGGTTTTAATTGAAATGCCAGCTATGGACTTACGACAACTATGCCTGTTAAAATTAGCtagtatattgaaaaataaagatGATATAATCACATTGGAAATACCTACTACACTTCAAAAGGAATTAATAGAAATGAtaacaaataaagaaaatagtaaaattcAATTGACtaactaa